A stretch of Microbacterium sp. 4R-513 DNA encodes these proteins:
- a CDS encoding SRPBCC domain-containing protein translates to MRVDSASRLVAAAPDEVFVAFTEPERMLAWLPPEGMTGRFDRFDAEAGYRLVLTYDEPPEGGGKASEGSDIAEVRRVEVSRPHRIVEEIDFPSDDPAFAGTMTMTWTFERHSEGTLVTVEATDVPTGIDPQDHAHGMASSLANLARELS, encoded by the coding sequence ATGCGCGTGGATTCCGCCTCTCGGCTCGTCGCCGCGGCACCTGACGAGGTCTTCGTCGCCTTCACAGAACCGGAGAGGATGCTCGCGTGGCTGCCGCCCGAGGGCATGACCGGCCGCTTCGATCGATTCGACGCCGAGGCCGGATACCGGCTCGTGCTCACGTACGACGAGCCGCCCGAAGGCGGCGGGAAGGCATCCGAGGGATCCGACATCGCGGAGGTGCGTCGCGTCGAAGTCAGCCGCCCCCACCGGATCGTCGAGGAGATCGATTTTCCGTCCGACGATCCCGCCTTCGCCGGCACGATGACGATGACGTGGACGTTCGAGCGGCACAGCGAGGGAACCCTCGTCACCGTCGAGGCCACGGACGTGCCGACGGGCATCGATCCGCAGGACCATGCCCACGGCATGGCGTCGTCGCTCGCGA
- the radA gene encoding DNA repair protein RadA: protein MATRRPTTAPYRCTECGWTTVKWVGRCGECQQWGTVVEAAEQTGIVRSITPVSPSADRAARPITQLTTSEAPRRTTGVGEFDRVLGGGLVPGAAILLSGEPGVGKSTLLLEVAAQSARAGRRVLYASAEESTAQVRLRAERTGALHDELYLASEIDLATILGHVDEVRPDLLIVDSVQTVSSAMSDGTAGHPSQVREVASTLIRIAKDRGLPVVIVGHVTKDGSIAGPRILEHLVDVVCHFEGDRQTSLRFVRALKNRFGPTDEVGCFDMTGEGIAEVPDPSALFLGRGSPEPGTCVAIALEGRRALPVEVQALTIRTSAPNPRRIVNGVDGARVAMVLAVLEKKAGIVTSDQDVYVSTVGGVRFTEPAADLAIAIAIASSVSNRSTPRTLAAIGELSLAGEVRPVTQAPQRLSEAARMGYTVVIDNRSNTLRGALDDVRVRVTAGPAADVPAF, encoded by the coding sequence ATGGCGACCCGAAGGCCCACGACCGCGCCCTACCGGTGCACCGAGTGCGGATGGACGACGGTCAAGTGGGTGGGCCGCTGCGGCGAGTGCCAGCAGTGGGGCACGGTCGTCGAGGCCGCCGAGCAGACCGGCATCGTCCGGTCGATCACGCCGGTCTCGCCGTCGGCCGACCGCGCGGCGCGCCCCATCACGCAGCTCACGACGAGCGAGGCGCCGCGACGCACGACGGGGGTCGGCGAGTTCGACCGCGTGCTGGGCGGCGGGCTCGTGCCGGGCGCCGCCATCCTGCTCTCCGGCGAGCCGGGTGTCGGCAAGTCGACTCTCCTCCTCGAGGTCGCGGCGCAGTCCGCGCGTGCGGGCCGCCGCGTGCTCTACGCGTCGGCCGAGGAGTCCACGGCGCAGGTGCGCCTCCGCGCCGAGCGGACCGGTGCGCTGCACGACGAGCTGTATCTCGCGAGCGAGATCGATCTCGCGACGATCCTCGGCCACGTCGACGAGGTGCGCCCCGACCTTCTCATCGTCGACTCCGTGCAGACGGTGTCGTCGGCGATGTCCGATGGCACGGCCGGTCACCCGTCGCAGGTGCGGGAGGTGGCATCCACCCTCATCCGCATCGCGAAGGATCGCGGACTTCCCGTCGTCATCGTCGGCCACGTGACGAAGGACGGCTCGATCGCCGGTCCGCGCATCCTCGAGCACCTCGTCGACGTCGTGTGCCATTTCGAAGGCGATCGGCAGACGTCGCTGCGCTTCGTGCGCGCGCTCAAGAACCGCTTCGGGCCGACGGATGAGGTCGGATGCTTCGACATGACCGGCGAGGGCATCGCCGAGGTGCCCGACCCCAGCGCGCTCTTCCTCGGCCGCGGCAGCCCGGAGCCCGGCACGTGCGTCGCGATCGCCCTGGAGGGTCGGCGGGCGCTGCCGGTGGAGGTGCAGGCGCTCACGATCCGCACATCGGCGCCGAACCCGCGGCGGATCGTCAACGGGGTCGACGGTGCGCGCGTGGCGATGGTGCTCGCGGTGCTCGAGAAGAAAGCGGGCATCGTCACGAGCGACCAGGACGTCTACGTCTCGACGGTCGGCGGGGTGCGGTTCACCGAGCCCGCGGCCGACCTCGCGATCGCGATCGCGATCGCCTCCTCCGTCAGCAACCGGTCGACGCCTCGCACGCTCGCAGCGATCGGCGAGCTGAGCCTCGCGGGCGAGGTGCGGCCGGTCACGCAGGCTCCGCAGCGGCTCAGTGAGGCTGCGCGCATGGGCTACACCGTCGTGATCGACAACCGCTCGAACACTCTCCGTGGCGCTCTCGACGACGTACGCGTCCGCGTCACGGCTGGTCCGGCCGCGGACGTCCCGGCGTTCTGA
- a CDS encoding glycosyltransferase, protein MTLLVISPDYASHLLPLVTLATAWRDRGERVVVATGPATDPIVREFGLERYDLPLGRGSNPRLSRAEDQPRDESDSLRGFFAATRRGMVPTLSYQATERLTDLMWEPVDAGRRTLAAVEAVRPDAIIVDHLAFSARLALRTAGVPYADVVLGHPSALPVSGEVYGFPPFWPRAFSPAPEELAALRVLCDEVSARFTSEWNRAAQALDPSAPVTDHAFGEHGDLVMFNYPSALAEGDGRMLPPPHVFLGSTRRVEPIDDEVEQWLATAGDFAYVSFGTFLSVRGDVLRRVADALRQLGMTAAIATGASPAEELGPIPDDWLVREYLPQVRLLGEAQVAVTHGGNNSVTEAVGQGVPLLVLPFSTDQFAAAAAIERCGVGRALDPNAAGVTELVEALRQVRGRAGMPLLRSIASEQTNRPGPAIAYELLTTAAPATS, encoded by the coding sequence GTGACCCTCCTCGTCATCAGCCCTGATTACGCGTCGCACCTCCTCCCCCTGGTGACGCTCGCAACCGCGTGGCGGGACAGGGGCGAGAGGGTCGTGGTCGCCACGGGACCAGCGACCGATCCCATCGTTCGCGAGTTCGGCCTGGAGCGCTACGACCTCCCGCTCGGGCGGGGGAGCAACCCACGTCTCAGCCGCGCGGAGGATCAGCCCCGGGACGAGTCCGACTCGCTGCGTGGATTCTTCGCCGCCACCCGCCGCGGGATGGTGCCGACACTCAGCTATCAGGCGACGGAGCGCCTCACCGATCTCATGTGGGAGCCGGTGGATGCGGGCCGCCGCACGCTCGCCGCGGTCGAGGCCGTCCGGCCCGATGCGATCATCGTCGATCACCTGGCATTCAGTGCGCGGCTGGCCTTGCGGACGGCCGGCGTGCCGTACGCGGATGTCGTACTGGGTCACCCGAGCGCCCTGCCGGTCTCCGGCGAGGTGTATGGCTTTCCGCCGTTCTGGCCCCGGGCATTTTCGCCCGCACCCGAGGAGCTCGCAGCCCTTCGCGTCCTGTGCGACGAGGTGTCGGCGCGGTTCACGTCCGAGTGGAATCGCGCTGCGCAGGCGCTCGATCCATCGGCCCCCGTGACCGATCATGCGTTCGGCGAGCACGGCGACCTCGTCATGTTCAACTACCCTTCAGCTCTCGCAGAAGGAGACGGACGGATGCTGCCGCCGCCCCACGTCTTCCTCGGTTCGACGCGCCGCGTGGAACCGATCGACGACGAGGTGGAGCAGTGGCTCGCGACCGCGGGGGACTTCGCTTACGTCAGCTTCGGCACCTTCTTGTCGGTGCGCGGCGACGTGCTTCGTCGCGTGGCGGACGCCCTCAGGCAGTTGGGCATGACGGCGGCGATCGCGACCGGTGCGAGCCCGGCTGAAGAGCTCGGACCCATCCCGGACGACTGGCTTGTGCGCGAGTATCTGCCCCAGGTGCGGCTGCTCGGGGAAGCGCAGGTCGCGGTCACCCACGGCGGCAACAACTCGGTCACCGAGGCCGTCGGCCAGGGCGTGCCGCTCCTGGTGCTGCCGTTCTCCACGGATCAGTTCGCCGCAGCCGCCGCGATCGAGCGCTGCGGTGTCGGGCGCGCTCTCGATCCGAATGCGGCCGGCGTCACCGAGCTCGTCGAGGCTCTCCGCCAGGTGAGGGGACGGGCCGGCATGCCGCTGCTGCGGTCGATCGCGAGTGAGCAGACCAACCGGCCGGGTCCGGCGATCGCCTACGAACTGCTGACGACCGCTGCGCCCGCGACCAGCTGA
- a CDS encoding glycosyltransferase produces the protein MGVQTALDAVRGAPGIVEAMRLADDLAFEAGRDPGVRTLRVLASALTGDDQIAAIAAVHALAEMFDEQAARLLVSLLSDERATIREHAAWSLGSGLPRFDAMGRLIGQVAAGGFTGMLAQQTLEKWSEAAPDALAVSLETALHSTRECGARSRLVETLGLVRPAIATRVLVETARDEREHVDVRVAAIAALGQRPGATAVRDVLEQLAGEQGRPADTARLALIDLDGARDERRGDAGGLTIAQLFLHADIDPSLASVGAGDNGGIATLLVRLGDALVADPSTGVERVITLSRGPVAQAAEDLLEIGSTTSGHVYGRVPLLPEPVPSAAAWPLRVAARRGIRRILRAAGPVDLLHLRMADVGSLAAADVARELGIPIVFTVAPDPHAVIRSLDRAGSLTREDFGEVDLREHFWFRTRLVQSLASNAAHTVLFPRPELQRDMSQLVGIDITSHPERHTIVAEGVDLEVVENAIVAARAHAAGAPPAPAIAELRELVSQLEVERRDLPLVVTLGRMHRVKGMATLAEAWASGPLRDRANLVIVGGDLDCPSLDEREQLDRIAVAVPAADRARAGLILPGHRPNDVAALWLAAARFGLPGLSRAGGVYVCASVKEEFGIALLEAIATGLMVVAPDGGGPATYVKDGVTGVLAETWDPSRLEAGVAAALDAAAVSDEARAEAGHEMVRTRFTIQAMAAALGPVYGAVASDERELVRAAGAVL, from the coding sequence ATGGGTGTGCAGACGGCGTTGGATGCGGTCCGCGGCGCCCCCGGGATCGTTGAGGCCATGCGCTTGGCCGACGACCTCGCGTTCGAGGCCGGACGGGACCCGGGCGTCCGCACCCTCCGCGTGCTGGCGTCGGCGCTGACCGGCGACGATCAGATCGCCGCGATCGCTGCGGTGCACGCGCTCGCCGAGATGTTCGACGAGCAGGCCGCGCGCCTGCTCGTGTCGCTGCTCTCGGACGAGCGCGCCACGATCCGCGAGCACGCGGCGTGGTCCCTGGGTTCGGGGCTTCCCCGCTTCGACGCGATGGGCCGCCTCATCGGCCAGGTCGCCGCCGGCGGATTCACGGGGATGCTCGCGCAGCAGACTCTGGAGAAGTGGTCGGAGGCCGCGCCCGACGCCCTCGCCGTGAGCCTCGAGACGGCGCTCCACTCGACGCGAGAGTGCGGTGCGCGTTCCCGCCTGGTCGAGACGCTGGGCCTGGTGCGACCCGCGATCGCCACCCGGGTGCTCGTCGAGACCGCGCGCGACGAGCGCGAGCATGTGGATGTGCGGGTCGCCGCGATCGCCGCGCTCGGGCAGCGTCCAGGCGCCACAGCGGTGCGAGACGTGCTCGAGCAGCTCGCCGGCGAACAAGGGCGCCCGGCCGACACCGCCCGGCTCGCCTTGATCGACCTGGATGGGGCGCGTGACGAGCGCCGGGGCGACGCGGGGGGTCTCACGATCGCCCAGCTGTTCCTGCACGCCGACATCGACCCATCGCTCGCTTCGGTCGGGGCCGGCGACAACGGAGGGATCGCAACGCTGCTCGTGCGTCTCGGTGACGCGCTCGTCGCTGACCCGAGCACCGGCGTCGAGCGTGTGATCACTCTGTCGCGCGGTCCGGTCGCCCAGGCCGCGGAGGACCTCCTCGAGATCGGATCGACGACGTCAGGGCACGTGTACGGCCGAGTGCCCCTGCTCCCGGAGCCGGTGCCGTCGGCCGCGGCCTGGCCGTTGCGCGTCGCGGCGCGCCGAGGCATCCGTCGTATCCTGCGCGCCGCCGGCCCCGTGGATCTGCTGCACCTGCGCATGGCGGATGTCGGCAGCCTCGCGGCCGCCGACGTGGCGCGCGAGCTCGGCATCCCGATCGTGTTCACCGTCGCCCCCGACCCTCACGCCGTGATCCGCTCGCTCGACCGCGCCGGCTCCCTGACGCGCGAGGACTTCGGCGAGGTCGACCTGCGGGAGCATTTCTGGTTCCGCACCCGCCTGGTGCAGAGCCTCGCCTCGAACGCGGCCCACACGGTGCTGTTCCCGCGACCCGAACTGCAACGCGACATGAGCCAGCTCGTCGGCATCGACATCACCTCGCACCCCGAGCGTCACACGATCGTGGCCGAAGGCGTCGACCTCGAGGTCGTGGAAAATGCGATCGTGGCCGCGCGCGCCCACGCCGCCGGCGCCCCACCGGCACCGGCGATCGCCGAACTGCGCGAGCTGGTCTCGCAGCTGGAGGTCGAACGACGCGACCTGCCGCTCGTGGTGACCCTCGGGCGAATGCACCGCGTGAAGGGCATGGCGACTCTCGCCGAGGCGTGGGCCTCGGGGCCGCTGCGGGACCGTGCGAACCTGGTCATCGTCGGCGGCGATCTCGACTGCCCGTCGCTTGATGAGCGGGAGCAGCTCGACCGGATCGCCGTCGCGGTTCCGGCCGCCGACCGCGCTCGCGCGGGGTTGATCCTGCCCGGCCACCGGCCGAACGATGTGGCCGCTCTGTGGCTCGCGGCGGCGCGCTTCGGGCTGCCGGGTCTGAGCCGCGCAGGCGGGGTCTACGTCTGCGCGAGCGTCAAGGAGGAATTCGGGATCGCGCTGCTCGAGGCGATCGCGACCGGACTCATGGTGGTCGCGCCTGACGGCGGCGGCCCCGCGACGTACGTGAAGGACGGGGTCACGGGGGTGCTCGCCGAGACCTGGGACCCGAGTCGGCTCGAGGCCGGAGTAGCCGCGGCTCTCGATGCGGCGGCGGTGTCGGACGAGGCGCGCGCCGAGGCGGGGCACGAGATGGTCCGGACGCGCTTCACGATCCAGGCGATGGCCGCCGCCCTCGGTCCCGTGTACGGCGCGGTGGCCAGCGACGAGCGAGAACTGGTGCGCGCAGCTGGGGCGGTGCTGTGA
- a CDS encoding polysaccharide pyruvyl transferase family protein: MRVVALGDVGVVDDMMHIGDEAMFHAARDELDARGATLTAVSSAPAETASRYDIEAVPRIRFDGLDRDAAEARLAAVTGFAEGRDALATDDTARAVVDAVARADGVLIAGGGNLASTWPLHIYERAALAGVAARLGRPVVVTGQTLGPDLQGRDVELVAELVRSARLVGVRESASQRLARTLGAPAVRLGVDDASFVGPAERDDAVHDGVLVSLSLSLGDAPRAETVERIAALVDAAADVASGPVRFHAHFGALRGGEPRGDAVLHEEVRARMRTPSSVVPTGHVLGAASLARSSALLITGRYHPAVFAAAAGVPVVGLVTNEYTAVKQRGALGHWGQDATVPITAAHTDGIPRMQDQWRDRERIAAEARARATRHRAESREWWDAVAEALS; the protein is encoded by the coding sequence ATGCGGGTTGTCGCTCTGGGGGATGTCGGAGTCGTCGACGACATGATGCACATCGGCGATGAGGCGATGTTCCACGCCGCGCGCGATGAACTCGACGCCCGCGGCGCGACGCTCACGGCGGTCTCGTCCGCGCCGGCAGAGACGGCCTCGCGGTACGACATCGAGGCCGTGCCCCGCATCCGCTTCGATGGACTCGATCGCGACGCGGCCGAGGCTCGGCTCGCCGCGGTGACCGGGTTCGCGGAAGGTCGTGACGCGCTCGCGACCGACGACACGGCAAGGGCGGTCGTGGATGCCGTGGCCCGCGCGGACGGCGTCCTCATCGCGGGCGGCGGGAACCTCGCTTCGACCTGGCCGCTGCACATCTACGAGCGGGCGGCGCTCGCCGGCGTGGCCGCACGGCTGGGTCGGCCGGTCGTCGTCACGGGTCAGACGCTCGGACCCGATCTTCAGGGGCGAGACGTCGAACTCGTTGCGGAACTGGTGCGTTCGGCACGCCTGGTCGGGGTACGCGAGTCCGCGTCGCAGCGGCTCGCCCGAACGCTCGGAGCGCCGGCGGTCAGGCTCGGAGTGGACGATGCGTCGTTCGTCGGACCGGCCGAGCGCGACGACGCCGTCCACGACGGCGTGCTGGTGAGCCTGTCGCTCTCGCTGGGCGACGCCCCGCGAGCCGAGACGGTCGAGCGGATCGCTGCTCTCGTGGATGCCGCCGCCGACGTCGCCTCCGGACCGGTGCGCTTCCACGCCCATTTCGGTGCGCTCAGGGGTGGCGAGCCCCGCGGCGACGCCGTCCTCCACGAGGAGGTGCGCGCACGCATGCGCACTCCGTCGAGCGTCGTGCCGACAGGACACGTGCTGGGCGCGGCATCCCTCGCCCGCTCGTCCGCGCTGCTCATCACGGGCCGCTACCACCCGGCCGTGTTCGCCGCGGCGGCGGGGGTCCCCGTCGTCGGGCTCGTCACCAATGAGTACACCGCCGTGAAGCAGCGGGGAGCGCTCGGGCACTGGGGACAGGATGCGACCGTGCCGATCACGGCCGCCCACACGGACGGCATCCCGCGGATGCAGGACCAGTGGCGGGATCGCGAGCGCATCGCCGCCGAGGCCCGTGCGCGTGCAACCCGGCACCGCGCCGAGTCGCGAGAGTGGTGGGATGCTGTCGCCGAAGCCCTGAGCTGA
- a CDS encoding nucleoside deaminase produces the protein MDSFRPDSTEPVAGSAEAVDRSPADYLARAVDLATRNVSAQGGPFGAIIVSADGRVFEGVNRVTADLDPTAHAEVSAIRAACRGLATFDLTGATLYSSCEPCPMCLSSSLWARIERVYFAATRSDAANAGFDDALFHRYFEEGSDAGAIMPVVGVDLGEGRPVEPFTAWNRSLSRIDY, from the coding sequence ATGGATTCGTTCCGTCCCGACAGCACGGAGCCCGTCGCCGGCAGCGCGGAGGCCGTCGATCGGTCACCGGCGGACTACCTCGCCCGCGCAGTCGACCTCGCCACGCGGAATGTGAGCGCGCAGGGCGGACCCTTCGGCGCCATCATCGTGTCGGCCGACGGTCGGGTGTTCGAGGGGGTCAATCGGGTCACCGCCGACCTCGACCCGACAGCGCACGCCGAGGTCTCGGCGATCCGTGCGGCGTGTCGAGGACTGGCGACCTTCGACCTCACGGGCGCGACGCTCTATTCCAGCTGCGAGCCCTGCCCGATGTGCCTGTCCTCATCCCTGTGGGCCCGCATCGAGAGGGTCTACTTCGCGGCGACCCGCAGCGACGCCGCCAACGCGGGCTTCGACGACGCGCTCTTCCACCGCTACTTCGAGGAGGGATCCGATGCGGGCGCGATCATGCCTGTGGTCGGAGTAGACCTCGGCGAGGGTCGTCCGGTCGAACCCTTCACGGCGTGGAACAGGTCGCTCTCGCGCATCGACTACTGA
- the xdhC gene encoding xanthine dehydrogenase accessory protein XdhC, whose product MDWLKATQELRAGRTPAVIVTMAIVRGHAPRNGGAKMVVSPDAVFGTVGGGNLEATAIDRARRMLATSAGEPELLTLTLSDKSMTAYGVQCCGGEVTMLLEPVPVVPSVAVFGIGHVGIELVRILSRHPIELHLIDSRMAMLAPERVGVPGESGLLSDAVATVVLHTLPVPEVGLAGLPTGTHVLVMTHDHAEDLAICETALRTARLGSIGLIGSTSKWARFRKELREVGHADDDVARIITPIGIPGIASKDPAAIAVSVAARILQLIEVQAPAASARP is encoded by the coding sequence ATGGACTGGTTGAAGGCCACGCAGGAGCTTCGCGCTGGGCGGACCCCCGCAGTGATCGTCACGATGGCGATCGTGCGCGGTCACGCGCCGCGCAACGGCGGAGCGAAGATGGTCGTCTCCCCGGACGCGGTCTTCGGCACGGTCGGTGGCGGCAATCTGGAGGCGACCGCGATCGATCGGGCGCGTCGGATGCTCGCGACCTCAGCGGGCGAACCCGAACTGCTCACCTTGACGCTGAGCGACAAGTCGATGACCGCGTACGGAGTGCAGTGCTGCGGAGGAGAGGTCACCATGCTGCTCGAGCCGGTCCCCGTGGTGCCGAGTGTCGCCGTCTTCGGCATCGGGCATGTCGGCATCGAGCTCGTGCGCATTCTCAGCAGGCACCCCATCGAGCTCCACCTGATCGATTCCCGCATGGCGATGCTGGCTCCCGAGCGCGTCGGCGTGCCGGGGGAGAGCGGGCTGTTGTCCGACGCCGTAGCGACCGTAGTCCTGCACACACTTCCCGTGCCCGAGGTCGGTCTCGCAGGGCTCCCGACCGGAACGCACGTGCTCGTCATGACCCACGACCACGCCGAAGACCTCGCGATCTGCGAGACGGCGCTGCGCACCGCGCGACTCGGCTCGATCGGACTCATCGGCTCGACATCCAAGTGGGCGCGCTTCCGGAAGGAGCTTCGCGAGGTGGGGCACGCCGACGACGACGTCGCTCGCATCATCACGCCGATCGGCATCCCAGGCATCGCGTCGAAGGACCCCGCGGCGATCGCGGTCAGCGTCGCGGCGCGCATCCTTCAGCTCATCGAGGTGCAGGCGCCCGCGGCATCCGCTCGTCCCTGA
- the xdhB gene encoding xanthine dehydrogenase molybdopterin binding subunit produces the protein MSSLAERPPNPVVGRSSAHESAALHVTGAAMYTDDVAASTARALTAWPVQSTRAHARVRIDVSPALEVPGVVRVLTAADVPGKNDAGIKDDEPLFPSEAMFHGHALAWVLGETPEAARLGAAAVDVAYESLPSIITLPEAIAADSFQGIPRTLRRGDAAAAMAAARHVFEGVTEIGGQEHFYLETQATLALRDTEGQYFIQCSTQHPSETQEIVAHVLGISSSEVTVQSLRMGGGFGGKEMQPHGFAAIAALGAKLTGRPVRLRLNRTQDLTMTGKRHPFHIVWKAGFDADGMIQALEATLTSDGGWSLDLSEPVLSRALCHVDNAYWIPNVLARGRVAKTHKTSQTAFRGFGGPQGMFLIEDILGRVAPVLGIDPLTLRRQNFYRPGQSTPYGQPVRHAERLEAIWEQLRQESDLDARRTECASFNATHVHVKRAIAMTPVKFGISFNFTAFNQAGALVHVYKDGSVLINHGGTEMGQGLHTKMLQVAATALGLELRQVRLAPTRTDKVPNTSATAASSSADLNGGAVKDACEQIRGRMANVAGRLLRVDERDVRFEGGYVTGPSERDDRLAFAEVANAAYLERVQLWAAGFYRTEGLHWDPEAMQGEPFKYFAYGAAATEVEVDGFTGAYRLRRVDIVHDVGDSLSPMIDIGQIEGGYLQGVGWLTLEDLRWDTIDGPGRGRLLTPSASTYKLPSFSEMPDEFRVRLFERATEDGAVYGSKAVGEPPVMLAFSAREALREAVAAFGPGGRTVELGSPATPEAVFWAIESARAAVHAAGGGTVPEPERAPVATGG, from the coding sequence GTGAGCTCGCTCGCCGAGCGCCCGCCGAACCCGGTAGTCGGCCGCAGCTCAGCCCACGAGAGCGCTGCTCTGCACGTCACCGGTGCGGCGATGTACACCGACGACGTGGCGGCGAGCACCGCGCGAGCGCTCACGGCGTGGCCGGTGCAATCCACCCGGGCGCACGCCAGAGTCAGGATCGACGTATCGCCCGCACTGGAGGTGCCGGGCGTGGTGCGAGTGCTGACCGCGGCCGACGTGCCCGGGAAGAACGACGCCGGCATCAAGGACGACGAGCCGCTCTTTCCGAGCGAGGCCATGTTCCATGGTCACGCCCTCGCGTGGGTGCTCGGTGAGACTCCGGAGGCCGCGCGCCTCGGCGCCGCCGCGGTCGACGTCGCGTACGAGTCGCTCCCCTCGATCATCACGCTTCCCGAGGCGATCGCCGCGGACTCGTTCCAGGGCATCCCCCGCACTCTGCGTCGGGGCGACGCCGCCGCCGCGATGGCGGCCGCGCGACACGTCTTCGAGGGCGTGACCGAGATCGGCGGCCAGGAGCACTTCTACCTCGAAACGCAGGCCACGCTCGCCCTCCGCGACACCGAGGGACAGTACTTCATCCAGTGCTCGACGCAGCACCCGTCCGAGACGCAGGAGATCGTCGCCCACGTGCTCGGCATTTCGAGCAGCGAGGTCACCGTGCAGTCGCTGCGCATGGGTGGCGGTTTCGGCGGGAAGGAGATGCAGCCGCACGGCTTCGCCGCGATCGCCGCGCTCGGCGCCAAGCTCACCGGCCGCCCGGTGCGTCTGCGCCTGAACCGCACGCAGGATCTCACGATGACCGGCAAGCGGCATCCGTTCCATATCGTCTGGAAAGCGGGATTCGATGCCGACGGCATGATCCAGGCGCTCGAGGCGACGCTGACGTCCGACGGCGGCTGGAGCCTCGACCTCTCGGAGCCCGTCCTCAGCCGCGCGCTCTGCCATGTGGACAACGCCTACTGGATCCCGAACGTGCTCGCCCGCGGTCGTGTCGCGAAGACGCATAAGACCTCCCAGACCGCCTTCCGGGGATTCGGCGGGCCGCAGGGCATGTTCCTCATCGAGGACATCCTCGGGCGCGTCGCTCCCGTGCTCGGCATCGATCCGCTGACACTGCGCCGGCAGAATTTCTACCGACCGGGCCAGTCGACGCCGTACGGCCAGCCGGTGCGCCACGCGGAACGGCTCGAAGCGATCTGGGAGCAGCTCCGCCAGGAGAGCGACCTGGATGCACGTCGGACCGAGTGCGCGTCGTTCAACGCGACGCACGTCCATGTGAAGCGCGCGATCGCGATGACGCCGGTGAAGTTCGGCATCTCGTTCAACTTCACCGCGTTCAACCAGGCTGGCGCGCTCGTCCACGTCTACAAGGACGGCTCCGTGCTCATCAACCACGGCGGAACCGAGATGGGCCAGGGTCTGCACACCAAGATGCTGCAGGTCGCCGCCACCGCCCTTGGCCTCGAACTGCGTCAGGTGCGGCTTGCTCCGACGCGCACCGACAAGGTGCCCAATACGTCCGCCACCGCTGCGTCCTCGAGCGCCGACCTCAACGGCGGCGCGGTGAAAGACGCGTGCGAGCAGATCCGCGGGCGCATGGCGAACGTCGCCGGGCGTCTGCTGCGGGTCGACGAGCGTGACGTCCGCTTCGAGGGAGGGTACGTCACCGGGCCGAGCGAACGCGACGACCGCCTGGCTTTCGCCGAAGTCGCGAACGCGGCCTACCTCGAGCGTGTGCAGCTCTGGGCGGCGGGCTTCTACCGCACCGAGGGTCTGCACTGGGACCCCGAAGCGATGCAGGGCGAGCCGTTCAAATACTTCGCGTACGGCGCGGCCGCGACCGAGGTCGAGGTCGACGGCTTCACAGGCGCCTACCGGCTCCGCCGGGTCGACATCGTCCACGACGTGGGCGACTCCCTCTCTCCCATGATCGACATCGGCCAGATCGAAGGGGGCTACCTGCAAGGCGTCGGATGGCTCACCCTCGAGGACCTCCGATGGGACACCATCGACGGTCCTGGTCGCGGGCGGCTCCTCACCCCGTCCGCGAGCACCTACAAGCTGCCGAGCTTCTCAGAGATGCCCGACGAGTTCCGGGTGCGCCTGTTCGAGCGGGCGACGGAGGACGGTGCGGTCTACGGCTCGAAGGCAGTGGGTGAGCCCCCCGTCATGCTCGCGTTCAGCGCGCGAGAAGCGCTTCGCGAGGCGGTCGCCGCATTCGGTCCGGGCGGCCGCACCGTCGAGCTCGGCTCACCCGCGACTCCAGAGGCCGTGTTCTGGGCGATCGAGAGCGCCCGGGCCGCCGTCCACGCCGCCGGGGGCGGCACGGTGCCCGAGCCCGAACGGGCCCCTGTGGCGACCGGCGGCTGA